A section of the Phacochoerus africanus isolate WHEZ1 chromosome 4, ROS_Pafr_v1, whole genome shotgun sequence genome encodes:
- the SOWAHA gene encoding ankyrin repeat domain-containing protein SOWAHA → MALAAAAAAAAAGVSQAAVLGFLQEHGGKVRNSELLSRFKPLLDAGDPRGRAARRDRFKQFVNDVAVVKELDGVKFVVLRKKLRPREGPEPLPTCWNSTPGTLAPPSKITSVSQVEAAASGTPSLASEQKAVEPPRDPAPPSESQDTLGAPASEPTQPTRELLLSPALQSGGPSDPQIPTFELAQSSEGLSADVAPPSRAPSEATLTHAEPPDLEPGPRQIKGPPPPPSPPPPPPRAPLQKPCMLPVRCVPGPFRIRTEDQGLRRQLSEEPSPRSSPLLLRRLSVEEPGLGLSLGPGRSPHLRRLSRAGQRLLSPDTEEVPAAPPPSAVPLEPAEHEWLVRAAGGRWTHQLHGLLLRDLGLAAKRDFMSGFTALHWAAKSGDLEMVQQLVEVARRGGARVDVNARSHGGYTPLHLAALHGHEDAAVLLVVRLGAQVQVRDHSGRRAYQYLPPGASYALRHLLGDPGLRGSTETDRAGGGSGNLAARRPVQVAATILSSTTSAFLGVLADDLMLQDLARGMRKSGSFSKFLGASPMAPRKKTKTRSSLQAFSEISRRPTPGPLAGLVPSLPPAT, encoded by the coding sequence ATGGCGCTGGCCGCGGCCGCGGCCGCTGCGGCCGCCGGGGTGAGCCAGGCGGCGGTGCTGGGCTTCCTACAGGAGCACGGCGGAAAGGTGCGCAACTCCGAGCTTCTGAGCCGCTTCAAGCCGTTGCTGGATGCAGGCGACCCGCGCGGCCGTGCAGCCCGCAGGGATCGTTTCAAACAGTTTGTCAACGACGTGGCCGTGGTGAAAGAGCTCGACGGCGTCAAATTCGTGGTGCTGAGGAAGAAGCTGAGGCCCCGGGAGGGACCAGAGCCCCTGCCCACCTGCTGGAACAGCACCCCGGGGACACTAGCCCCGCCGTCGAAGATCACTTCCGTCTCACAGGTGGAAGCCGCTGCCTCGGGCACTCCATCCTTGGCCTCCGAGCAGAAGGCGGTGGAACCACCTAGAGACCCGGCTCCACCATCAGAGTCGCAGGACACCCTCGGGGCTCCGGCTTCCGAGCCCACTCAGCCAACCAGGGAGCTGCTGTTAAGCCCGGCCCTGCAGTCAGGGGGGCCCTCGGACCCGCAGATTCCAACTTTTGAGCTAGCCCAATCCTCCGAGGGACTctctgcagacgtggctccaccGTCTAGGGCACCGTCGGAGGCAACCTTGACCCACGCAGAGCCGCCAGACCTGGAACCTGGGCCTAGACAAATAAAAGGGCCGCCACCGCCCCCGTCACCGCCACCGCCCCCTCCGCGCGCGCCGCTGCAGAAGCCCTGCATGCTGCCGGTGCGCTGCGTCCCGGGTCCCTTCCGGATCCGGACGGAAGATCAAGGCTTGCGTCGGCAGCTGTCGGAGGAGCCCAGCCCTCGGAGCTCCCCGCTGCTGCTGCGGCGGCTCTCGGTAGAGGAGCCTGGCCTGGGCCTCAGCCTGGGTCCGGGCCGCTCCCCGCACCTGAGGCGCCTGTCACGCGCTGGCCAGCGCCTGCTTAGCCCCGACACCGAAGAGGTGCCCGCTGCACCGCCGCCGTCCGCCGTGCCCCTGGAGCCGGCCGAACACGAGTGGCTAGTGCGGGCGGCCGGGGGCCGCTGGACACACCAGCTCCACGGGCTGCTGCTGCGCGACCTCGGTCTGGCGGCCAAGCGCGACTTCATGTCGGGTTTCACCGCCCTGCACTGGGCAGCCAAGAGCGGCGACCTCGAGATGGTGCAGCAGCTGGTGGAGGTCGCGCGGCGTGGGGGCGCGCGGGTCGACGTGAATGCGCGCTCACACGGCGGCTACACGCCGCTGCACCTGGCGGCCCTGCACGGGCACGAGGATGCAGCCGTACTGCTGGTGGTCCGCCTGGGTGCACAGGTGCAAGTGCGTGACCACAGCGGGCGGCGAGCCTACCAGTACCTGCCGCCCGGCGCCTCGTACGCGCTGCGCCACCTCCTCGGCGACCCCGGCCTGCGAGGCTCTACCGAGACTGACCGAGCTGGTGGTGGCAGCGGCAATCTTGCGGCCCGACGCCCGGTGCAGGTGGCCGCCACCATTCTCAGTTCCACCACCAGCGCGTTTCTGGGCGTCCTGGCCGACGATCTGATGCTCCAGGATCTGGCTCGAGGCATGAGGAAGTCGGGCTCCTTCAGCAAATTCTTGGGTGCCTCGCCCATGGCTCCtcgtaaaaagacaaagacccgCAGCAGTCTACAGGCCTTTTCAGAAATCTCTCGCCGACCTACTCCGGGGCCTTTGGCTGGTCTAGTGCCCAGCCTACCCCCTGCAACCTGA